The sequence below is a genomic window from Bos taurus isolate L1 Dominette 01449 registration number 42190680 breed Hereford chromosome 7, ARS-UCD2.0, whole genome shotgun sequence.
TCCTGACTTTCTCAACTCCCATTCTGCCTTTAATTGGGTCTGGTTAAGACCCATGCTTTGTTCATAAAtgattctgttatttttattataaaataaaagcagaaaatcaATGTGAATTTTATGTCAAATATTAAATTCTAATTTTGGTTCAAAGTAATAGATGATCAAAGATAGCCATGTGTAAATACCATTTACATCACTGGAGATGTAATTTAATCTTTTATTAAACTGTAGCAATGATTGAACCTTTTATAGAAAAAGCCAAAACCATGTTACCCACTAGGAAGATTGTGACCTAGACCAGAGTCAGAATAGAATATGGTCTGAAGTGAAGAGATGGTAAAAATTGAACCTGGTTAAACatgaccttggagaaggcaatggcaacccactccagtactcttgcctggaaaaatcccatgggcagaggagcctggtaggctgcgatccatggggttgcaaagagtcggacacgactgagcgacttcactttcacttttcactttcctgcattggagaaggaagtggcaacccactccagtgttcttccctggagaatcccagggacgggggagcctggtgagctgccgtctatggggtcgcacagagttggacatgactgaagtgacttagtagcagcaaacATGACCTTGTGTCAGCCATAGACATCCAAGTAGTATCTGAATGGGCATTTAGGCTAGGAGATGTTGATCAATGAATGCTCATGTAGTGATTAAAATGCACCACATTTAAACAGTACAGAAatagtgtttttttaaaagtacattaagAAAGTAAACCTACTTATAGGTCTTATAACGTAATAAATAGAATGCCAAAGCAAACAAATACCCTCAAAACAAATCCCATCCAAACACAAAGCAAGAAAATATAAGGCAGAAGGAAagcattttaaattactttatcaaaattaagaaaCTTAACACTTaaagttcaataaaaatttatataactgATTTCAGTAGATGTCTGAATTGGAAATGTTGATTTTAGGCTTCTTTTAGTTGCTACTATGGTAAAATTTAACTCTTGGGAATTTAAACAGAAGGACATTGGGTAACAAGGCCTAATTTGAGCCACTGTCAGATCATACTATATATCCTATCTCAAAGGATAAATACTGATGTTCGGGAATGTCCTAAAACAACCGAATTCTAAAGGCATACAGAACCACTCAAGGTGAAATTTTAAATGGGcacatttcaaactttttttaaaaaatgacattctTGGAATGACTTttctaaataagtaaaaatttaaaaaagctcACTTTAAATGAAGTCTTCCATTTTAATGCGGGAATAATTTGAGCTGTGGGTGTGACATCATATCATTAGCAGTATTTACATTCCACTGCTTAAGAGTAGAAAAAAAAGTTGATATAACTGTCAACCAAAGAGTAACGCTTTGTACAAACATGGATGTAGACATATGTTTCAACAAATCACAGGAAACAATATTCACAACTAAACAAAACTATCAAGgaataaaattattgaaattctCAGAATTTAAACTCTTGAGTTTAAATAATAATCAACCTCAGCACTGTTAAAAGCAAACGTTACATTCCAATAATGAAAGATGCTAATACCAATGtagcattatttgtaatttttaaaggaaggTACAAAGATCCCAGTTGTTCAACAGCAGGGAACTggtgaagtaaaaaataaatttcagtgttCAACATACATAATGATGCCCATAATAGACTGCTtggttaaaatataaaaagatgacTGAAAACAATATGCAAAGTGAAAGATGCCAGAAGCAAAAGGCCACATTTCATGCtcctatttatatgaaatgtccagaataagcaaaaccagacacagaaaataaacagtGGTTGAAAGGGCATGGGAGGTGGGAATTGAGAAGTAAAGGGTTTCTTcttggggtgatggaaatattctgaaattacATAGTGATGACAGTTGTAAAACACTTTGAATATACTAAAATGACTAAACTGGACACTTCAAATtcgttaaaataaattttatgttaataggaattttaatttaaaaaaaggcgTGTGCGTGTATTCGTGTGTATAGAAGTCACGGGTACAAAGTGGGAGAGGAAGAAGGTCCCTGTGTGTGGCCTGATAACAAATACCAATCTATCTGAAGGGATCTATGTGGGGAGTGGAATCTGAGGGGAGGGCAAAATCACTTCAATTTGTTTTCTCTGGGCAAAAGTACTatgttattttttcctctattaaaATCCTTCCTAATAGTCCTCATTTCAGACTCTAAAAATACAGATGTTCCAGCAGTTTGTTTTTCCTCCCATAGTCCCCCCATGCTTTAAAACAGAATTTCCTGACataatttacatatcataaaatcTGATTATAAGTGTACATCCTACTGATTTTAGTAAACATACAGTTGCACAACCATTATCACTCAAAAAGTTCCGTTCTGCTCATTCAGTCAATGCCCACTTCCACGCAACTATTAACTTCTCTCTAGAGATTGCTCTTTCTCAgaaattcatataaatgaaatcatgatatgtgatctttcagtttttcttttacttagcatatttTCAACAGTCATCCATGTTGAAACATCTTATCAagaattatttctatttattgcTGTATAGAGCTATTACTTTTTATTATAATGATGCTGtgtaatcagaaaaagaaataaaaagacattttgcaTTTTGCAAATTAACTCATATAAAACATTAGGTCTTTGGGGATCACTGATGGTCAAGAGAAAAAAAGTCCTGCAATATTATAAAAAACTACAAAACTGAAACTGCAAGTAAATGTGTCACTAAATtttataaagacatttaaaatatatttacctaggaaaaaatgaaataaccatactattttctctacttttatgAGAATCAGAGTAGGCTAGGTAGGTATAAATTTACAAGTATCTCAAATGTTTCTACTGAGTacttcctttgttttctcatatttaaaatttctttcgtGCTGTACATGTTgcaaagctatttaaaaaacCTTAATATGTAATTAATTGATCTACAAGCAATCAGCAGACTTAGTAGCAGTTACGGAAGAACAAATTATATATGCAAAGTAAGcctaaataattaataattaaactCACACAAAAATGTAACATCCGAACCTAATAGAACCTAATGTGCTCAAGAAAGTAATTGTGCTTTTAAATTAGGAGAACAGCTTTGTGTTTAATTAGTTTTCATTTGAGTATGTAATCATTCAAATTTATTTGCATAAACATGGGACACTGTGCTCCATCAGCAGGTAATGTTCTTTATTAACTAGACTAGGAACTTAATGGACAAGAAGAAATATTCCTATCTGTGATGCAAAAATGAGAACTACATATTGTCTTGATTTCATTCTTCAGGTTTGAAGGTCCCTACTCTGAGATAATTATACAATAATAATATAAAGCACTTGGCAAGGTAATCTGTCAATCTCTAGAAATCAATAATTTAATAtctaatgctttattttttacctATTTCCCAGTAACAAAAAGAGTATTCATGAACAAAGTACCTTATTGAAATTCaagtaataataatgtattgaAATTCAGACTTCAATAATTTGGATGGTGGCTGAAGTTGATTAAAAGTCAATTATTTCTTCATTGGTGGTGTAAAGTAATAAGAGTCTTCATTGTGGAGAAAGTGGTGAGGACAGGCTTTATTTAAGATGTTAGAAAGGAAACACTATATACTTGACAAGTGAATGACAGAtcatatttatctattcattaaaGTATAGGAACCAATTTTTCCTTATGGTATTTCCAATCAACCTTGATATCTTGTTATTGCCATTCTTTTTCCCAAACCCTAAATAcatcctaaaaagaaaaaaagaaactcattatTAATTACTGTATTTGAAAAGGTACTTATGTTTTTACCTTGATACTAAATGTTTCATTCTGaaagttattttgaaataagCATATTATTAGATACAAATAgcttgagaaataaatttaagcttttttcccaaataaattaagatttttaataaaCGAGTTCATTTGGTGACCAGTAATTGGAATCTGACACTACCAAATGAATTAGTGGATACTTGGGAGGATAAATTTCACTTGGGGCCATGATTTGGGGAGGAAGCTTGCTCTAGCTAAAGTTTTGAAGGAAGGTCCAGTGCTATTCTATTCATGCTATGATCTGTGTACCAAGCTGTGTTTTTTGGAAAACCTTTGGCCCCACTTTATGAAAGGCCAAGCACTGTGTCACTTATATATTTTTCCTCCCACAGGGCAAGTTAAGCACACTGTCTGAGTCATTACATTAGACCTGCTCTATATGAAAACAGCAGATCTCAAAATGTTATCGTGATGCCCATAATTCTCCATGATTGCATAAGAGTACCCTGTAAGATAACATTATAGAGGTAATTGTCCTTAGTTTTGAtaatatttagtatattttataAGTATATTTTGAGCAATGCCTATTAGAGTTGTGAAATGTCATATGCATAGTACTTAGATCCTATCCAATATCAAGTCAttagatatattttaaacaatTCTCTTTGATTGGATGGGTAGCATCCGAGGATAGTTAATATTTAAAGATTTACAGAATTTTTCATTATCTGCATGACTATATCTGGCGAAAGAATGCCTATTTCTATAAGCTTTGTTATACAGCTCTTGAAACATCCATTCGTAAATGCAGTATTACAGCAAAGTTGTAAAATACACATTTACACTATATGTAAAATCAACTGCATGTCCTTGGCATACACGTGCTTGCATAAACGACACACTAGCTTGAGTGAGTGAACCTGCAAACTCCACTCCCAGACAGTTTTACTCAGAGACAGTGAACAGGCAAGCTTTTAGTAATGCTGTGAGCATCTCCAGTATTTAAAGGTACAAGCATGTTTTGGCATAAAATGGGTGTAAAAGCAAACCATATGCTCTTCCTGATACTTAACTGAACCAGTAGAAAAAAGTTACCACATGGCATTCTTGAGACACAGTATATCTGTTTTTTAAGTATGCACAAATATGGCTATATATACTGTATTTTTGATTTGAGTTTTACAAAGGGGAAATTTTGGCTACATATGACTCTTCATGAGCTCAACTCTTACTTACATCAAAGGCAACTCCACTGTATAGCTGTTTTGACAAAATAgctaataataaaatagttttgCAACTGATTATTTGGGGGTTAAATAAAAGACAGCTAACAACAAAAATCTCTACATCACTGATTTAAGGTAAAAGTTATTTTGTTGGAGGTGGtggcaaaaaataagaaaacaatttgaTTCATTTGGGGAATCTGGCTGAAGATTAATGGTCTTAAGTTTAACCAACAGTGGAAGATTTTAACACCCAGCACATCATCTACCCTCTTCATTAGGAATAACTGGATACTAACAGAAGGCACCCATGACATTTATCTTAGGAAGAAttgtttacatttataaaatgaattgaaaaaggcaaaaaaaaaaaaaaaaaaaccactatccAAGGactgtaataaaaatattctaaaacaatTTGATAAGCTTAAAAACCGAGCCAAAACCCACCCCTCCAGAAGATTAAAtattaatgaagaaaaacaaactcaTGTAATTGCAGAGATCAGAAATCATGATCTTCTTATAAGtagtatgtttttattattttaatcttttatggTTGAAAACTAGCTCTAAAAAAGAACTGAGAACATGTCAGCTTGGCATTTCTTTTTAGTCTGAAAgtctcctcttaaaaaaaaaaaaaaaaggcaatacttCCTCCCAATAGGGCACCTTTCTCATAACTGATCTTTGTCCAAAATCAGAAGCAGTTTCTCCAGAAAAAGCCAATCAGTACACAAGATATAGTATTTCCttatagattttttaaacaaGAGCATGACAACATTAATGAAGTTTAATACAAGAAAATAATGTTGTAACTCAAAACAAACTGCTTTTTGTTtaatctcacttttttttttgattctacaCTAGATGACCACTATTCTTAAAGCTTAGAATAAATTGGGAATACAAGTCAAAACCAGAGCCTAATTAAATTAAATGGTACACCGAAAATCTTGGTTTGACAAAAGTAAACTCAACAACACCATTTAAATTAATTGGGAAAATTTTAATCAATAAGCATCAAACGCACTTTACACTGGGAACTGCAATACTGAAATcgtgacattttaaatattttcctcaaaAAAGGTTAGTGATTATCTTTTTCCTGGGAAACATGGAAATCCAACTATAACATTAAAGTGGCCGGTCTAGGTCACTGTGTTTTAGTTAATGCTAATATTTAAACAGATATTCACATTCCATGCCTACAATAAGGTAGACTGTGAACTACCTGTATTGCTGAATTTTAGCCAAAATTCCATGAGATAATTTAGAGGAACGTCAAATTTCTGAAGTGCAAACTCATAAAACTTTACATTGGGATTGCTTTTTTGCTTCAATTGCATCTGACTTGACAAGACAGGCAAGTTTTCTTTCCTAATTCCTTGGAAAAATATTTCTCCAATAAGTCCTATGTCTTCTCTACTATGGATTGTTTTTAAGATATCAGCTCTGTGGTTAGTTTCCCACAGTTGATAAAAATCTATCAAAAACACCATGATATACAATTAGCAAGGGAAATAGTTGTTTTCCAAGGCTGCAGGAACAGGAAAGAAATAGCACTTCTTATTTGCATAAGCACAAACACCTTTTAAATCTAGTCATACTGCATAAATCCAATATAGTATTCAAAAGTtctataaaaatgaacaaaagatacTTCTTTACTTCCACTGCTCCAAGAGTCAAACATTAGATCTGCATGAGAGTTGCACTGTAGCCATTTGCTGGTCCGGTTGAAGAGTTCAAAGTCCTTTTTGTTATTTGGCCCAATGATGTCCACATCCCAGATAAATTCAGTTCAAAAAACGGAAATTAGGGCGAAGACTCCGTATAACAAAGCACAGGGATATGCTACTAGAAGTTGCTGTCCTTCCATGGCtaatgcagaaataaaaattttggaAGCAGAAAAACTACACCATCCAATAATTCCAGCAGTAAGAATGATTCCTACCATTCCTCTGTAACagacaaagaaaaatggagagtggagagaaaaagcagaaaatgagATTAGTTATGTAAGAGTACTACCATAACCAATTCTTAAgtacttaaaaattaaatcacatgTAGATGTCTACAGAAATAACCAAGATCTTTCTTGAAATGCTGATGTATCTCAGTTAATTCAGTTATTTCACGTGATAGAAAGCTTATCTGTAACATATTTTGCTTCTTAATATAGCACAATTTCTCAAACTTGGCAGCACTGACATTTGGcctgtgtgtgctgctgctgtgaGGGCTGTTCTGTTCATCATTAGGACattcagcagcatccctggcctctagcCATAAAATACCCATTGTACCCCTGCTCCTCCAGAGTTCTGACAACTGAAAGTATCTCCAGACATTGCAAAGTATCCCCCTGTAGCAAAACTGCCCCTGGCTGGAAAACACTGTTTTAGTAGAAACACTgtctttaaaattcaaatataaacatATCAATTTTAACAAATGAGAAGAGTGAAGCAGTTTCTACACTGAAAATCTGAAGCATTTGCATCCAAAACAGGGACACTGTGAGGCCATCACCCTTCCAAATCTCTAGTATCAGCTGATACATACTCTTCTCCTATGCCTTCTTTTCCACTCTAGGTATAACAAAGCTCAATCTTTCCTCCAGCACTAGCCAGAGGAGGGGACTGAACTACTGAGAGAGCATCTGTGCACTGGCCATGAGAAGCAACTTTATGAGCAGTAATATATACCCCTCTCTTTAATCCTTacttaaagtattattttaaaataacacaactTTAAAGTTGTGTACAAGGATATTTGAGAACACAGTAGGCTAGAAACAGTCTCTTGACATAAAAAGTTCCAGTTTTAGTTAAGAAGCTTCTAAATAGAGAATATGCATTTATTATTCATTCACTTAGTATATGCCTGATATAGTTAAGAaatgagatattaaaaaaaaatcaaagagaaggTAAGTATAATTTTAACAACCTGATCTCTTCCATGCAATATTTAAGCTAACAATCACCTGTGTTCAGTTTGTTTATGGACACTGGTAAGTTTACCTAAAACTACTGAAATTCCTTATGATATGGAAAGCAGAGATggtataaatgatttttaaatttattctcacTTCCATTTTCATCACTGAAAAGTATGTAACACAGTCTTCATTTATAACAGCCACTATTTGTTTACTGAATCAGTGATTTACCTCCAACTGATAGTGAACTAAATTCTATTACACAGAATTGGTCAATCAACTCCCAAAATAAAGATCAGTACTTACTGCAAAGAAAATATCACTGCGAAGCTGGAAAGCAGGATCATAGGAAGAAGACAATATCCAAGGACACTTGCCACACAACCAAATGAAACACCAGTCATACTCATTAAGTTCAATAAACAAAACATTCCTAGGCATCCAATTGCACTGATCCCATATACGTAGCCAAACTGGATTTTCCCAGCCTATGGGTAACAAAAAGATGACATGTTAGAGGGCAAAGAAAGTTACTTTGGGCTTCTTTCACCTAAAATGGTACTTGTAGAAGAGATTtaatttgtgaggattaaaatccACAGAGGTGTCTATTCTTTATATAGGGAAGTAAAACAGTGAGCagactgccttttctctttcttaagaAATTTAAAGTACCCACCTCTCAACACACAGATACTCAGGATTTCATTTTCTAGCTACCATTTGACTTTGGCATAGAATTCaacaaataaagatataaaaccaTTGTAGAATCACCTCAAGTCATAGATTTCTAAAAAGAAATCTGGCTGATTTTAAGCAAATAAACTACCCAAACAAGATGGAAAGTCATTAAAATATTTGGATAGTAGCTAATATCACTTGAACACACCCAACTCCACCAAAATTGCCCTGAAACAACTTATTTTCATTGGCAGATATGGTCATAATCGTTTTAACAGCAGAAATAATTTCATCattgactttgctgctgctgctgctaagtcgcttcagttgtgtccgactttgtgcgatcccagaaacagcagcccaccaggctcccctgtccctgggattctccaggcaaaaacaatggagtgggttgccatttccttctccaatgcgtgaaagtgaaaagcaaaagtgaagtcgctcagttgtgtccgactcttaacgaccccatggactgcagcctaccggggttttttcaggcaagagtccgtgggatttttcaggcaagagtactggagtgggttgccactgccttctcctatcaTTGACTTTATATGGGTGTTAAAGGAATTAGGAGAAAGGAAGCCAGGATAAGCAGGGAGCCAGGGttctgtggggaggggaggagaaaagtAAAGTGATTAACTACTGAGCAAGAGGAATATAATGGAagatatttcttctttcattctttttccaaatTGTTGGTTGCTTTATACAGTTCTCtgacaaacaagcaaaaactttaaaaattttctgctcTTACAAAAGACATCACTAAACAATCTTAGGACAATAAACATGAGCTTAATTGGAGTTAGTACTCTTAGTCACACTAAGTGAACAAACACTGCATTTAGGTCATGCTATCACTAAAATCAGTCTGTGGAAAAGCCTTTAAAAAGTTCTGGTTTGTCACACATCTGACATATGAAACTCAATTATGAAAATACCTCTACAGATTACATTAATGGAAAACTCCCTGGGATTTTTGTTAGAATCAATACTTGTTTGTAAATATCTGATTAAGAgtgtaaaagtttaaaaaggtttattaataataataaaatctgacACCGGGTACAATGCATTAAAACTTtgaatcagatcagttgctcagtcgtgtccgactctttgcgaccccatgaatcacagcacgccaggcctccctgtccatcaccaactcccggtacCTTGAAAAGTATTCTCATATAACCTGTCTTAATCTCCAAAACAACCTTGTTAGGTGGGAGGCACACATGATTATTTATCAGAGGGAAGTGAAGGGTGAAATCAAGGGCAGATTAGAAGCACTGAGTTCATGCCTAGCTTTTCTGACTAAAAGTTCCATCTTTAATTCATTATATTGTTTCTCTCTTCTAATTCAGAAGAGgacataagataaaataaaacaaacattaacAATTATATTTACAATTTCTCATTTTCAATATGCTTCAATATTCTTAGAGAGATGAGAGACAGAGACTAAAGCttcttgtcttttatttattcattaaatattaaaataatatataggaaAGACCAGCACTTATGCAACAAAACACTACTCAaggacaacttaaaaaaaaaaggaattctgaTGAGCGACTAAAGCTACATGTTATTTATTAACAATTTTCCCTAATAATTGGACCACTTATTAGAACAAGAAATGATTTCTAAATATACCATATTATCAATGGTGAAGTGACAAATATGTATAAACTTAAAAATTCAACACCTTTTAAGACACATCAAAACTTGATGTAAAAGAAAAGTCTTAATAAAGGCTCTTGGTGGAATATTTAAATTCCATTCTTTAATCTCACACTGAGAGTTCCAACTAGAATCTTACCAGTAACAATGTAGCTCCAAAAGCAAGGCAAAAAACCATTGGTCCTGCCAAATCAGTCTCATTCATGATGCTGCCATCTGCTACCTTCAAGGGGTGTAAAACTGTGAGTGTTTTTTGCCAGATGTGGTCAAAATTGATAcccaattctaaagaaaaagaaaataagaaagtcaaTTAGGATTTGTGATATACTTTCAGTTTACCAGAATTTATGTTGTAACagggtgaaaaaagaaaatgaaacaaccaGTATCAAAAAAGTGATCTAGCAACATCAGATGATATTATTTTAGTGAGTCCTCAATCCATCTTTACTGATTACAGTGCTTATTCCACAAATATCAAATCTCTGGTTTGGTGTTAGAAGAAGGTAAGGACATAATGAATCAGACACTGTGAGCTATGACTTTATAGCAAAGAATACACAGACAGCATTCATAGTAAAGGGCTCTATATCCGGGGCTTCAGAAACACAGGAGGCCCTGCGAAAACGTATACAAAACTATGTCttctatgtatatatgtgcatttttCTGAGAAGAGTATGCATAGCTTTCACTGGACTTCCAAAGGTTATCTTCCAAAGGTTACTTTGCTCACATACTGACATACTTTATTATCACTAATATAAAGATCTATTAAAAAAATCTGGTTCTTTCTGGCTCAGTGTTGTTTGAAATGAGTCACTTAGTAGAAACCTTTTTCCTACAACCTTATTCTTTTAAAGACAAGAGGAATTCCTCCAAACAAAGATTTACTTTCACCATCTGGATATTATAGAGTACTATCAAGAGTTGCAACCAACTGTACCTTCTAATAAAGGTGGTTCATCCTCAAAGTTGTTTCCATAGAATGGCTGAGGTGTAGTTGGAGTATATGTCTGAGTTGGCTGGAAAATCTGCCCGGTGTATGGCTGTTGTGGCTGCATCATGTCTGCGGGGACAAACCGGCCTTGGTGCGAGTAGTCATAGCCAGCATACTGTCTAAAAAGCCAAGTAAAGTAAACATGCCTCAGAATTATGTCAACACCCAAATCTGATATCCCTGACAGGCAGGAAATGTCATGCAATTTCCAGAATATCTACTTTGCCAGTTTTTATAAATGGTGGTTGAAATTAACTACTAAGATCAAGGTAATTATCTACaacaagacagatgggtcatggtagagagttctgacaaaatgtggtccactggagaagggaatggcaaaccacttcagtactcttgccttgagaaccccatgaacagtatgaaaaggcaaaaagatagaacactgaaagatgaactccccaggttggtaggtgcccaacatgctactggagatcggtggagaaataactccagaaagaatgaagagacggagccaaagcaaaaacaatacccagctgtggatgtgactggtgatagaagcaaggtccgatgctgtgaagagcaatattgcataggaacctggaatgtcaggtccatgaatcaaggcaaattggaagtggtcaaacaagagatggcaagagtgaatgtcgacattctaggaatcagcgaactgaaatggactggaatgggtgaatttaactcagatgaccattgtatgtactactgcaggcaggaatccctcagaagaaatggagtgg
It includes:
- the YIPF5 gene encoding protein YIPF5; this encodes MSGFDNLNTDFYQTSYSIDDQSQQSYDYGGSGGPYSKQYAGYDYSHQGRFVPADMMQPQQPYTGQIFQPTQTYTPTTPQPFYGNNFEDEPPLLEELGINFDHIWQKTLTVLHPLKVADGSIMNETDLAGPMVFCLAFGATLLLAGKIQFGYVYGISAIGCLGMFCLLNLMSMTGVSFGCVASVLGYCLLPMILLSSFAVIFSLQGMVGIILTAGIIGWCSFSASKIFISALAMEGQQLLVAYPCALLYGVFALISVF